One genomic region from Nymphaea colorata isolate Beijing-Zhang1983 chromosome 12, ASM883128v2, whole genome shotgun sequence encodes:
- the LOC116265804 gene encoding probable E3 ubiquitin-protein ligase RHB1A gives MTMKVELTVGQMSAARSHCAGERETNRGRRERKRTRWGGWQRKPSFLASSEGLFFVETLRPNSPILPKTLPRSGVCFPALREKCPCAPVEQDPFSLRRRFSAVSTDALVDTHLEASESEIFQAPPPPSLRFPNTLQDDLHPSGNTVGRHMLEDQSGRDALTVADEDLKAEIKSLDQCFAESPKFSGEKNSKLNEPISVEKDEEDVCPTCLEEYDKENPKIITNCGHHFHLSCILEWMERSDNCAVCSQPMMFKEQANL, from the exons ATGACCATGAAAGTCGAACTGACTGTCGGCCAAATGAGTGCTGCCCGCTCTCACTGTGCG ggggagagggagacgaaCAGAGGacggagagagaggaagaggactCGGTGGGGAGGATGGCAGAGGAAGCCATCGTTTCTGGCTTCTTCTGAAGGCCTCTTCTTCGTGGAAACACTGAGACCCAATTCCCCAATTCTCCCCAAGACCCTCCCACGTTCAGGAGTTTGCTTCCCTGCTCTCAGGGAAAAG TGCCCATGTGCTCCTGTAGAACAAGATCCTTTTTCTCTGCGACGCAGGTTTTCAGCAGTATCTACTGATGCACTGGTTGATACACATTTGGAAGCATCAGAGAGTGAGATATTTCAAGCACCTCCACCACCTAGCTTACGATTTCCAAACACATTGCAAGATGACCTACACCCATCAGGCAATACAGTTGGAAGACACATGCTAGAGGATCAATCAGGGAGAGATGCTTTAACTGTTGCAGATGAAGATTTAAAAGCAGAAATAAAGAGTCTTGATCAATGTTTTGCTGAATCCCCAAAATTTAGTGGAGAGAAAAATTCTAAGTTGAACGAACCTATTTCTGTGGAAAAGGATGAAGAGGATGTTTGCCCCACTTGCCTTGAAG AATATGACAAGGAGAATCCTAAGATAATAACCAACTGTGGGCACCATTTTCATCTTTCGTGCATTCTGGAATGGATGGAAAGGAGTGACAATTGTGCAGTTTGCAGTCAG CCGATGATGTTCAAGGAGCAAGCAAACTTGTAG